caaaattaaacaaGCTGTTGCAGTAGCTCTCATTTTCATCTTCAGCGCCGCCTTTGATGAATGTGGATGGCGAATTTAAGGGAGTAGGGCTTGATATTGGTGTCGATACAACAGACTCAAAGCTGAAGTTCTGATTGCTATTGTATAGTGACTGGAAATTTGAATTCTCTGGTATATCAGGAACCGTTGGATTAGAGCTGCAATACATATAGTTTGGCTGGCAAATAAAATCTTCGTTCAGGCTTGTAGGTATTGAGTTTTCTTGGGAATTTCCAAAAGTTGACACGTTCGAACAACACCCTTCTACATTGGCTTGCATGAGCTGGTTTGTCAATATCTCCGATGAAAACCCTTCTTGTAGTAGAGTTTGATATTGATTGTTGGGTTGTACTGGTTGGACTTGGTTTTGCATCAAGTTGTTGAAAAGGTTGTTTTCCTGGAGAGTTTTTGTAAAGGGTACTTGGTTTTCCTGTTTTAGTGACAGGATAGCGGTGGCTAGCTTTAAGAGATCTGGATTCATGAGGGTTTGAGTGCCTAACAAGTTTGACACATTGAGAAATGATGGGTTGCTGAGAGATGAGCTTAGGATGGATGAAAGGTCAAGAATATCGAGGCGAGGGGCATGAGTCACAGGATCAAGTCCCATTCGTAGCAGCCTTTTTCTGATATGGGTGTTCCAGTAATTCTTGATCTCATTATCAGTTCTTCCAGGCAAGCGAGCGGCTATTGCGGACCACCTAAGTTTGAAAGAAGAAATATTAGTAAGCTCATAATTGTCACAATTTCTCTCATATATAAGCATCGATCAGagttgtttaaaaataaatcatataaatttaaaGGAGCAGAATGATCTGCATCATCGTACTTGTTTCCTAAGATACTGTGCAATTGGATGATGGTCTCTTCTTCTTCGAAAGAAAATCTTCCCCTCTTGATATCAGGCCTCAGATAGTTAGTCCATCGCAAACGACAACTCTTTCCACATCGTTGCAGCCCTGcacataatttttcataaatcgtTATCCTTAGTTGCTCAAAAAGCATATAATGGGAGAACTAAAACATTAAAGAACAATGAAAATTGTGCAATTAGAAGCTTCACTTAATTACCAGCATTCTTAGGAATGGTTCTCCAGTTGCCAGGTCTATGGAGCTGAATATAGTTGACGAGCTTAAGATCTTCCTCTGGAGTCCAAGGACCTTTCTTGAGTCCATCTTTGTCACAACAAGGTGTTCTTCCCATTGATCCTGTAATCCGGAATGGATGTAAAAGGAGTTTTCAAGGTAGGAGAGATCGATGGTGAAGATAATTTCTTGCAACAGACAAAAAGTGGTCTTTCTGAACCAAACACAAAGGTGTTGAACTTGTTAACCCTAAGGGTTGTGGACCAtgaactttatatatattattgaagtCTGAGATACCCATTGAAGTCAAAGGGATTTGGCGCCGGCCTAAATGCCGCGTGTCCTTTGATCTGATGATTTATggccatgcatatatatgtatatatatatatatatatatgatgcgtgcgcttatattttatacatgatAAAGCTAGTTAAGGTGATATATTGTAGCTAGCACAttgtgtacatatatataatacatatgaatatatgattgagagacaatatatacatgcatggtATGCCCCATTTTCCCATGTATATAATATGAATACTGATCATGAAGgttgaatgcatgcatgcatatatgtatataagttGACACGTGCCCTGGAATGGGAGCGTTTAATATTGCGTGAATGCGCAAAAAGGCATGAAGCTGGCTTTTTCCTTGGCTGTGTAATCACAGTGTGAAACGACAACTAAGTTTTGGGTTTGACCTTTTTTCTTACATCTCCGGAACGAGATTAATATGACCGGAAGCGAGGTAAGTATAGTTAGGTCTCCTATCAAGATAGAGAATATTATGTCGGTCTCTTGTTGTTTCGACGTTCCTTAATTCATTTTGTCTTCCTCATCATGTTTCTCTTTTCCAATATCAATTTCTTCTCCTTCCACACacactatataaatatatatatatatgtatgtaagtataatatatgtaaGTATATGAAATCCTTACATGAGATCATGTGGATGTCATGAATTTAATTTACAATTCATGGATCGATCGAGTAGTCTCTTGTCGCATGATAggagatattatatatatataagattatatatacatatattgtatatatatgagTACTAATAagatgtttaaatttttttatgcatttaaaaaattaaagtatgaatttttatttattctataatatatatttatggaaaCTTAAATTACACATTAAGATCGAATAGCAAGATTTTGGCTCCCCCACtggcctcttttttttttgctggttttcctttcctcttctagcaattttatttctttaattattttatggggaaaagaggaagaagtgtCACTGCTTTTACATATGTCTATATTAGAGCATTAGCAATGagttatttatctttattttcatctttaaatttgaaaaatatgcccTTAAAATGATCTGCATTGGTTTATTTATATGTATGATTATAAATAACTATAGACAGTTCTTATTCAAAGATGAAaacttcattttccttctttaaactatatttttatttttattttctctctcctcccacctctctcattttcctctttttcacttttttctctctttattattttattattatttgattaaaaaatacataatttaatataacaatttttcttcatatttaaaattaatctttaaaaaatataattttacatataaaaataaaaaattcattacCAATTCTCTTATCGCCAACTTTCCAAGCTGGAACGTATTTTAAATCAGGCCAATATCATCCAGCCGCGTTGCAATAGTGACAGGCCGCCGTCTCAAGCTTTTCGTTTTAGGCAATGAGAGgcttattacttttatcattaTCCATTTAATACTTATAAggtgttaaattttttttttattttttatcatattcttttaagtatattttttaacatccttaatcattaataaaaaattaaaaaaatatataattttactaataattatttctttaactattaaataaaattaaaagttaaaaaaaattaaatacaaaataagtagtaaatagatattaaaataatagtaaacatatcattttccttttatttttacctCCAAAAAATAAAGTCAACCACACCCCTAGTCTGACAACTAATACCATCTCACTTTGACAATTGTCCCTGTTGCTTTATTTTAACACTAACACTCCATCGCAGGAAAACGAGGTCaaaaagtaattgaaaatcaggTGCTGCATCTCATCCACTTCTATCTAACAAACACGGAAATTGGtcaaatactattatatatattatatatatataatccaaacAATTATTTGATCAAAATCCAACGTAGTGTGATCTCTTGCTTATCCAACATGATTTTAAAACCGTTcctttattgcttttagaaacagtATTAGTAGtactcactataagaaaaacagGCAATTGCGACTAATTTATAgcaacaaaaagaatattaacaatcaaaattatctatttttcttgtagtgactcgAGAAGGTCAAGAACATTGGTTTTGATCTAAATAAGtttcatttttcatatagaCTTAACACATTGCGTTTTTTAAGGCCTACACGACTCCACTTGGGAAACTAAATTCAAAGGCATTGAACATGGAGTGCTACAATATCCCATCCACCGCTATCTAATCTAACCAACAGTTAAaacttctcaaaattaattattattgctTCCAGAAACACTCtaaagaaaatcaatttaattaatttaattatttgagctTCATGCAGTATTCATTCATTCAGGATTTAGATCTTGCATTCAAAATGGACGTAATTATACGCGTGTTTCATATACATGACATGGACACActcgaacatatatatatatatacacgcattagtgacacaatatatatatatatatatatgtacatataagCGTGAAGCAAATTGTGATCTAGCTCCATGTTTGGCGTCCAGAAACATCTCTTCTGTTAACAATCCCCTGGCCTAGAAGCTAGGTCTCATGCAAGACTGTTAATATGGCTAGCTACGATGACACATGGCCCCATTTctactaaattaattaaagaaaggATTCATATACAATAGATCATCATGATTAGTAAACAATGATTCTCCTTTTCGATCCGTTTTCGACCGTACGTGGCTCCCTTGCTGCCATGCATATATTCTGATCTAGATCTTCGTGCGCAATATTTATGGAGTCATGTTTCAACAGTAGTaccatgtatataaatatatatatatatatatatatgttatagttGCTATTTATAAGTGTTCGTTCATCAATTTAAAAGATGCTTACATAGCATTATATATACCGATTTAGGTAGTGATCATCACTTGTCGAAAATGTTGGGTTTGATCGATTGTGCATGGCTAacccaatatataaaatatatgtagttatctagctagctagctacgtctacatattatatatgttgacTTAATACGTATGTTAATTCGTTGTCGTGTGGTGTCCCAAACTCGAACAAACTTTGAATATTAGTGGGTTTTGTTCAATTTTAACATGGGCCGGTAGGTAATATCAGTTTAAGAGTTCACATGCATAGCTCAACTCCATACGTAATACGGGATATATATTGGTGTGTGGATTGACTTTTGACCCTAGCTTATTATTATAAGTTCCTCACGCACAATTTATATTACTACGAAGACGGTATACAATCCATAAAGGTGTACTACAAAATCTCTAAGAGAGAATTATAGTATATACAGAGAGGCTGGAAACCTAACTTAGCTCCTGTACTGGAGaatgaataatattactttatagtatatatagagaAGGAAACCTAACTTAGCTCCTGTACTGGAGAATGGATAATATTACTTTAAACATCGACATGATGTGGTCATGTGGTCTTGTGGTTAAGGCTGAGTaaaaatccgaaaatccgactccgactctgacttcgCTCCGGCTCCGCTCTgactccgctccggctccgacaagtcggagtcggagtcggaggatttTTCCGGTGGGAAGTCGGAGCCGGAGTCCAGGCGGattcgactccgactccgctccgatccgactccgatactctgactccgactccgcctCCGACTTCCcaccgactccgactctgattccgctaatgtatatattttataaataatatatgtgtttttctatatattaatcatataaatataaatataataacaagtaatattaatgtataaatactaaaatgcttaataacatgtaacattataatactaatgtataatataacatataacactaatatataagtaataaatttataatagcatttaatactaatgtataaaaattaaaattgattatatagattttatataactatatcttatatattaacatcattagttaattcaataatatactagtaattcacactagttattagttataaacttatagtaaataagttaataaatattaataatttactatatactaatagactaatagtattagactattagtatatagtaaattactaatatatataatagtatactattagttatatatatattaaattaatatatttaagttattatctattagtactagactactagtgtaactagtgttatcacatattattagttactagttactagactatagtaagtaagttaataattattactaatttactatatattaatagactaatagtcttagtattagtattagtgtattactaatatatattatatatatatatatatataatagtatagtattagttaatatatataaattataatagtatactattagttaatatatattaaattaatatcattaagttattatctattagtactagtgtaactagtgttattacatattattagttactagttagtagttattacatctaggctatctagttattagactatagtaaataagttaataaatattactaatttactaatttaatagtattagcattagtgtattactaatatataatatatataaaaattataatagtatagtattagttaatatatattaaattaatatctttaagttattatctattagaactagtgtaactagtgttattacatattattagttactagttattacatctagttattattagttatagactatagtaaataagttaataaatattactatatattaatagactaatagtattagtattagtatattactaatataatatatatatatatatatataatagtatactattagttaatatatattaaattaatatcacaatataattacataattattaaatatattcccttggatataaaaacaataaaaaaaatttgtcaaatttctaatatataactaactctaagttagtaataattaataaagtaataattaactagtgatttttatagtgagttaattaaataatacacattaaattgttacttaattttattttctaatgtattaattttggttagataaattagaaatctcaaattatattttaaaaaaaaaattgatatggaagcccaaatccgattagagttgcaaattgtaaaattgaaatgttaattgggtcaaagaaaaaagtctaaaaaaaagcccaataaaaaagcccaacaaaaagcccaactccgactccgctccgacaagtcggagtcggagtcggagcggagtggggtctaagcggagtcggagtcggaggaggccaaatccgactccgactttgtcggtgctcagccctacttGTGGTACTAGTTTACGGCATATGCATGGCAAAATTACACGTTGAGTTTGTTGTTGAGTGTGTTGGTGCGATCAACACAACGTTTCCTCGGCCATGGTTCTCCATTTTGACCAAAACCTTGCGATGGTTAGGGAATTGGGTTTAGACATGTTGGTAAAACTGCTGGTGGTGGTGgctggccatgggtggcggcgtgGGAGGCGGTTAGAAGCCGAATGGAGTAAATCAGAGTGAGAGATAGGGAGACCACGAGAGGGGCAAATCGAGAAGAGGGGTGGTTGGGGTGTCATCGGTGATGTGGTGAAGAGCTAACAGCACGGGGTGGCGCAACGACAGAGCTGGGGGAAGGAGAGGCCGCAACTTAGAGAGGGGCGTGAGGGAGAATGACGGCTCGATTGGGGCTGAAAAGGGAGGGAAGTCTGATGAGCCCGATGGTGACTAATGGTGGCGGAGGAGCACGGCGGGGGTGGGGAAGGCTGAACTGAatggaagagagaaaggggAGAGGGAGCTCGTGCATGGGAAGAGAAAGGCAggggaggaaaaagagaaagaaagaagaagtagaaaaaggaaaaaggaacaagaaaagaaaaaaaaaataacatctaatcttttcaatttgggtctcaaaactgatccaacgaaaataatttcaaaattgcgagttaaataaataatttaatcgcagtaactaaataaaaataaaataataaaatcgaataataaaacaataaaataatttagaataaagagaaactaaaaaaaatgaacaatatttattgacaagaaaacacattaaaataaaattcacagttaaaagttgtaaaataatGCCACGTAAATcttcaaaaagttaaaacaagaaagttcataatcttaattaattaaataatttacttgattaaaatatacataaatacgGGATATCACAAACATAGAGTTTCTTAGAAAACATGTATACTCATagttatatacataaataacgtgaacatgaacatgattTGTGCACAAAATGCCTTAACATGTCTTTCACTTGTCATAGGTCTGTACTGGCTACTGTTGACCCTCATGAGTTAGAGTTAGCAAATTTAAGTATATTCGAAATTATGCTTGTGGCCGTAGGTTGTGAAATCCATACATAAGGAAGACACTCTAGGTGAACTACCTGCATGCACGACTTGACAATGCAATCTACCCATAACATATGTACTTTCTTCATATCATAACATAGACCATTACATATCTTAACATTCATATGTCATCATAATCACACATGTATACTTTCTTGTCATATGTCGTCTGATCATATCATAGTCATATATTTTTGATGAAATCATGCCTTATCATATCATAGTTTTTAGATGAAATTGCAATCTTTTATAGACTGTCATGATACATGTCTTTTCACATAAAAggataatatttcataaatatattgttGTGTAACtcttcacataaaaaaatggcttgtcataaatattttgatgcaTAACTTGCATATAAAGTCATAaatgtttgtaaatattttgatgtataactcttacataaaatcataattttaatttataaatgtttTGATGAATAGTTATTTACATAAATcatgatttttcataaaataactCGATGTATGTTTCATACAACTAACATGAAACTTGTGCATAAAATCATGGCATTAATAGATCTATCATGTTCATCAAAATCATTTCATTCAAGACTTGGGTACATAAAAAGGGGCTTCCAATGGAGACATACTTACataatacttttataaaatatgttgttTACTGTACAAATATATAAgaatatgatcatgctacttacCTAGTAGCATTACTCCAATATTTCTGGAGCAAAGCCAATTAACTATAAAATAGCCATGTAACTTAcataaatttctaattaaatatGTACTTGGTaattataacttgaaatattaagatgatctatatttatataaacctAACGtaaccataaaatcatattaactcTATAATGTTGACATTAAAGCCATAAATCTAGTATTTATGTgtccaattttaatttttgacatTCCATCAATTATCCTAAAATAAGTCTAACCTTTTTGTGAGGTAGAACTCTCATAAATCGATATTCCCCCTTAATTCCATAAAACATTAGCCTAAACCCATGGACCATTTAAAATTGCATAAATGATAATACAATAAGACTCTGTTTGGATTGCAAGATGCTCTcgtctcatctcaacatccaagtACCGCAaacacaaataatttttaatttcaaatttttaactttttcttataatcattataacttttcaaatcttCCAAATAAAACCTAATTTACATGGGAGGTTGGGAGGAGTTTAATCGTGGGAGGATGCTCTGTTTTGAGGTTTGAAAATAGAGGACTTTCATTGGTTGTTTATGGTGAAAGGAGGGGCTGTTTCTTCGTGACAGTGGCTGGGTAGCTTGAGGAGGAGTCGTACAGTGGTTGTGGCTTACAATGGGATTCCCGACACCTTAGGGTGGTTTTTGGACGTGTGTTATGAGTGACTTGGCCGTGAGTTGTGAGGAAGAAAGGGATGGTGTATGTCACTATGCGACAGTAGTTGCAACTTGATAATGGTATTTTCCAGAATGTGAAGGACGCTAATATGCTTGGGTCTTTAGCATATGAGCGAGAGAGATTGGTAGAGAGAAACCGAAGAAGTCTAGGATGTGTGTCAGCAAGCATGAGGATGAACGATCATCGGCAAAACCCTAGCTGAGGGGGATAACGTATGCATGGGGTCTATATTTTCAGCTTATATATGCATCTTTTGATGGGTTTTGGATAGGGCTCCGGGGTATTTTCTTTGGGCTCTTTTGTGGGCTTGTAGAGGTCTCTTGGGTTTTAAGGTTTCCCTTTGGGTCCTATTTTGGGATTTAACAATTGAGTTGGCTTGTTTAATGGTCCAGCTATGTAATAGGGCTTGactataattttatgggctaaGTTCTCAATAAATTCTAATGGGCCACGTCTCAAGTCCAAAATAAACCCAACATgtctaataaatatttatgggCTTTTAAAAAAGTTTCTTGAGCCAATTACCAGTTAAATAGGGTCCACTTGGTCCATAAAATACTAAATTGGTTTAAATCTGATTATTGGGCTCAATAAAAACCATTAAgtcatcaaaatatattatgggcCCGCAACCTTGCTAAATTACCCTATAAACCTCAATTGGGCTTCTATAAATATTGGTTTACTAAACCTAATTTAGACCCAATAAAACTATCAATATTTCAGACCTTAGAGATGTTGAGACAAGTCATTATAGGAAGAAATATGGTTTTTTCTCCTTTATGCTTACCACTTGTTTTATCTATAGGAATATTTTACTAACTTGATAGTTAGAATGTTTTCAAACCTTAAGAAATAGCTTACTCTAGCACCCAATCTTCTTTTCTTAGAGGTGCTCCACACCAGCTAGCTCAGTCGTTCACTGGTTGATGTCTTGAGTTCTTATTAGCAACTTTCATATAATACTTAAGTTTTGATCTCGAAAGCAGTTAATTGCATGCTTTTCTGGGGGTAAAATGAGTCTGTGCAAAGCCCACCAAAGGCAATGAAACATTAAAGCCCACTATTCTCCCTTGTGCTTTCCacttgatttatatataagaatattttaCTGACTTGAATATTAGAGGATTTCCAGTCCTTAAAACTAGTTTACTCTAGCACCCATCTTTTTGTCTTAGAGGTGCTCCACACCAGCTAGCTCAGTCATTAACTGGTTGATGACCTAAATTATTTTCAACCACtatcaaataatatttaagtTTTGATCTTGAAATTAGTTGAGTGTATGCTTTGTTTGGGGTAAGATGAGTAATTGTGTAAAGCCCACCAAAGGTCAATGGAAGATTAAGCTCACTATGCTAGGATGAAAGGGAGGAAAGGGGTTGATCAAACTAAGTAAGGAGTAGACATAAAGTAAGAACAGGACATAAAGTAGCTGGGAATAAGACATAAAGATGAAGGTGATGGGACATCAAGCAAGGAGATATAGTACTAGAGGAGGAGAAAAGGGTAGCGGATGAGAGGGGGTCAACTTCATTTAGATATTTGAAGGTAAGGAAACGACCAAAAAGAGCTCCCGACTCCTTTTTCTTAGAGAGAAATCCATGGGAGCATTTGTAGAGAGCTTAGTGAGAATAAAGAGCTTGTATCAAATTTAGCTTATAGTAGATTTTACACCCCGAACCCGTGAATGTAGTCATTAGTGCCAAAACACGTAAAtattaatcttttatttatttcttacaaTTTATTATTAAGCAAGCCATGGATGAACACCTCAAACACACCACCATAAAGAATAGCCATGTGAGAGGAAATTGTCATTTGACCATATTGCTAAGGCCAAAAAATGCATCAACATTTTGGAGTAGTCTGTGGAATTGGATTTTTCATTCTCTAAACAAAAAGTTAATTGACCCAAACACAAACAAGTGAAAGGAGATGAAGccataaaaaaaaggaacaagagTTACCCATAAAAACCATATTAAAAGCAAAGGCTATTTCCATTCAAAAGAAGCAGAGTGTTCAAAGGAGTATTACATTAGAGGACCTCGAAATCTCAAGAGTGAAGTGCTTGCAAACTTGTGAAGAATAGTTATTGAAACCTTGGAAGCAAAGAGCTCGGATCCTTGGGAGACAAAAGAGCTTGGATCCTTGGGAGGCAGAGAAGCTCACAACCTTGGGAAGCAAAGTCTTGGAGATCATGATAGGAATGATAGGAAAGTCTTGTAGACCTTGGGAGGGAAGAGAGTGCAACCTTATGAAGTAAGTGCTCACAACGTCTAGAAGTAGATTGCTTGCTACCTCAAGAGCGAATAGCTCTCAAACCTTAGTAGGGAAGGGTGCACAACCTCTAGAAGTAGGTGTTCGTGACCTTTGTAAGAAGAGTGCTCGACACCTTGCATGCTTGGAACGTAGAGGAGCTCGGAATCTTAGCAGTGAAAGGTTAAAAACTGCTGAAAGCAGAGTACTCAAAACCTTAAGAGAAAAGTACTTGAATCAGCAGGATGTCAAGTGCCCACAACCTAGGCAAAGATAGGAACTCACAACCTTAGTAGGCAGAGGAGCTCACAAACTTGAGATGTCAAGTGCTCGTAACCCCAAGACTCATAGGAGCTTGCATCATTGGGAATCACGATGCTCGGAATCTTGAGGAAGCAATGTGCTCACAGCACCTTGAACAAGGAAAGTGCTCGCAAACTCTATAAGCACCCCAGTTAAGCAAAAGTGCCCGTATTCTCGACAAGACACTTGAGCACACTAGACCTTTGCAAGCATTATTGAAGGCAAGTGCTTGGGACCTCGCTAAGCACCAAGATGGACAAAACTGCTCGAGACCTCTTCGGGGCAATAGAATGGAACAAAAATTCTTGGGACCTCCCTAAGTACCTTGGGATCATCGCCCCCAAGCGAGCACCATAGGAGAAGGCTAACCTGTGGGTAGAGAACCCCCTACCTTGAAGTCCATCTGCTCACAAATGGCTACGTGAATGAAATAAGCTACAACTTATCATGATGAGCAACATACAAGATACCTATGGCACTTAGAGGCAAACACTCCATGTTTGAGGATAAAAACATGGAAGCATATTCATCCAAAGAACAAGTCATGACTTCTTTAAAGACCATAAATTTTAGTTATATGTGGTAACATACAATTGACACATGGATAGACCATTAAGATGAAGGCTAAAAGATGATTAGTTGATTATGACAGAACTATACCAAAGCATCAAGGCAAATGAGTGAAGTGTGAAGATAAGTG
This is a stretch of genomic DNA from Carya illinoinensis cultivar Pawnee chromosome 3, C.illinoinensisPawnee_v1, whole genome shotgun sequence. It encodes these proteins:
- the LOC122305557 gene encoding transcription factor MYB41, with the protein product MGRTPCCDKDGLKKGPWTPEEDLKLVNYIQLHRPGNWRTIPKNAGLQRCGKSCRLRWTNYLRPDIKRGRFSFEEEETIIQLHSILGNKWSAIAARLPGRTDNEIKNYWNTHIRKRLLRMGLDPVTHAPRLDILDLSSILSSSLSNPSFLNVSNLLGTQTLMNPDLLKLATAILSLKQENQVPFTKTLQENNLFNNLMQNQVQPVQPNNQYQTLLQEGFSSEILTNQLMQANVEGCCSNVSTFGNSQENSIPTSLNEDFICQPNYMYCSSNPTVPDIPENSNFQSLYNSNQNFSFESVVSTPISSPTPLNSPSTFIKGGAEDENESYCNSLFNFEIPESLDMSEFM